The following coding sequences lie in one Aspergillus luchuensis IFO 4308 DNA, chromosome 8, nearly complete sequence genomic window:
- a CDS encoding uncharacterized protein (COG:S;~EggNog:ENOG410PPYX;~InterPro:IPR001077,IPR036388,IPR016461,IPR029063, IPR036390;~PFAM:PF00891;~SMCOG1042:O-methyltransferase;~antiSMASH:Cluster_8.1;~go_function: GO:0008168 - methyltransferase activity [Evidence IEA];~go_function: GO:0008171 - O-methyltransferase activity [Evidence IEA]) — protein sequence MSPLMLKPSVTSIIGRSPWSFPTEWFHTYYQGPRSHNPCLYFLPMAQFDPNLEQIQQCLAEVTAAVDQYRSQATTPNSQDARYQLMARATRLVNAVRGPADLVFANFEHMVRIGAIRTLLEAGVLDAIPTGGQSISASEIASTTGVDKELIVRHMRALTPLGPFREAGEELYAHTPESEILLAPQMRAVFSLMVDEYSPAMLRGHEYFAQQGWQHRIELRRNPFTFVHGCDGQTMFEYISQSPARATRLNDAMVAEDSLLAEIGLYPFKSTLEPLAQPDTATIVDVGGGRGHILRQLKESLAGVPGRYILQDRESVITDNGPEMETHGIEPMAHDFFNPQPVQGALVYFVRRVLHDWPDEEVRQVLAQLAVAMDRERSRILITETIIPEVGATATNAYMDLTMMTFGGRERTVKDFAHLFDLAGLQLANVYKAPGVPMVVLEARLK from the exons ATGTCCCCCCTGATGCTGAAGCCAAGTGTGACAAGTATAATAGGTAGGTCGCCCTGGTCATTCCCAACGGAGTGGTTCCATACTTACTACCAGGGACCCCGGTCACATAACCCTTGTCTATACTTCTTACCAATGGCGCAGTTTGATCCCAATCTCGAGCAGATTCAGCAGTGTCTGGCCGAGGTCACGGCCGCGGTCGACCAGTATCGCAGTCAAGCGACCACTCCGAATAGTCAGGATGCTCGCTACCAGTTGATGGCTCGGGCCACTCGCTTGGTCAATGCTGTTCGGGGCCCGGCCGACCTCGTCTTTGCCAACTTTGAACAT ATGGTTCGAATAGGCGCAATCCGGACCCTGTTGGAAGCCGGGGTGTTGGATGCCATCCCGACCGGGGGACAGAGCATTTCGGCCTCGGAAATCGCCTCCACAACCGGGGTGGACAAAGAACTTATCG TGCGCCATATGCGCGCCCTGACTCCATTGGGACCCTTTCGCGAGGCGGGGGAGGAATTGTATGCCCACACCCCCGAGTCGGAGATCCTACTGGCACCCCAGATGCGGGCGGTTTTCAGTCTAAT GGTCGATGAGTACTCCCCCGCGATGTTGCGGGGCCATGAATATTTTGCGCAGCAGGGCTGGCAGCATCGCATCGAACTGCGCCGCAACCCCTTCACTTTCGTGCATGGCTGCGACGGACAGACCATGTTTGAGTACATTTCACAGAGCCCCGCCCGCGCAACTCGGCTGAATGATGCCATGGTAGCGGAGGATTCTCTCCTGGCGGAGATTGGTCTGTATCCCTTCAAATCTACGCTGGAGCCACTTGCACAGCCAGACACCGCCACCATTGTGGATGTTGGCGGGGGTCGCGGACATATTCTGCGTCAACTCAAAGAGAGCTTGGCAGGAGTCCCCGGGCGGTATATCCTGCAGGATCGCGAGAGTGTCATCACTGATAATGGTCCGGAGATGGAGACCCACGGAATCGAGCCGATGGCGCATGATTTCTTCAACCCCCAACCCGTGCAGG GCGCCCTCGTGTACTTTGTGCGTCGCGTGCTGCATGACTGGCCCGATGAGGAGGTTCGTCAGGTCCTCGCACAGCTGGCGGTCGCGATGGATCGGGAGCGGTCGCGAATTCTCATCACGGAGACGATCATCCCTGAAGTGGGCGCGACCGCAACTAACGCGTATATGGACTTGACCATGATGACGTTTGGTGGGAGAGAGCGGACGGTGAAGGATTTTGCGCACCTCTTCGATCTAGCGGGGCTGCAACTGGCCAACGTATACAAGGCACCCGGAGTGcccatggtggtgttggaagCTCGCCTGAAGTGA